The following DNA comes from Spirulina major PCC 6313.
TCTTTCCGCAACGGGCGATGTCTAATCGGGAAGGCTGGGCTAGACTGGGGGCGTATTTCTATCGGTTGGGGAGTGGATGGTGATGTTGGCGGATTTCTCCCAGAATTTAACCCCCTTAAAAAGGGGGTCGGCGAAGCCGGGGGGATCGCGCAAGGTGTGCCGCAGACGCTAGTCCCTCGCTTCGTTTCAGGCTCTCGATCCCCCCTGCCCCCCTTAAAAAGGGGGGGTTTTTTTGTACGCCCTGTTTCTATTTTGGCAACGGGTGATGTCTAACCGGGAAGGCTGGGCTAGACTGGGGGCGTATTTCTATCGGTTGGGGAGTGGATAGTGATGGGGGGATTAAGGGGGTTGCTGGGTGGGATTGTGTTGGCGGGGTTGTTGGCGGGGGAGGCCGCTAAAGGTGTGGAACCATCCGGGTTTCGACTCCGCTCAACCCTCAGTGATCGAGGACTGAGCGGAGTCGTTGGCGAAGCCTCTCCAGCGGAGATAGTCCGGCTATTGGAGACGCAAACTCAGCTACTCCCTGCACCAGACCCCGAATTTTCCCGTGAACTCCTCGCGCAAAGTGCCGAAGTGAATGAGGCGTTGCGGCTTTATCAAGAAGGGCGGGAATTGTTCGACCAAGGGACAGCGGAATCGTTACGAGCAGCACTTGAAAAGTTTGAAGCCGCGATCCCTTTATTGCAATCGAGTGGTAGAACATTTGGTGAAGCCATTACACGATATTATGCGGGCTTTGCACATCTCAGGTTGAATTTTAATACTCAAGCATTACAACAGTATGAAAAATCCCTCAAATTGTGGCAGAACTTAAGCCAGCAATCAACAGGTGAAGACTTGCAACTGGTGCAGCAATGGCAAGCGAATACGCTCAATGATATTGGTAGTGTCTACAATGCATTAGGAGAAAAGAGTCGCGCCCTTGAATACTTTAACCAAGCCTTGCTCCTCAGACGTGCAATAAGCAATCGAATCGGTGAAGCCATAACCCTTAATAATATCGGTATTGTCTATGATGATTTAGGAGAAAAGAGCCGTGCTCTTGAATATTACAATCAAGCTTTGCCACTTTTTCATGCAGTAGAAGATCGCGATGGAGAAGCCACAACCCTCAATAATATTGGTAGAGTTTACTCAACATTAGGAGAAAAGAGCCGTGCTCTTGAATACTACAATCAAGGTTTGTCACTTTTTCGTACTGTAGGTAATCGTGGTGGGGAAGCCACCACATTCAATAATATCGGTAGAGTATACGATTTCTTAGGCGAAAGAGAAAAAGCCCTCAACTCCTTCAAGCAAGCTTTGCTACTTTTTCAGGCAGTGGGTGATCGCAATGGGGAAGCTGTGAGCCTCAATAATATTGGTTTAGTTTATTATTCTCTAAACGAAAAAAATCGTGCTCTCGATTATTACAACCAAGCCTTGCCACTTTTTCGCGCAATGGATAATCGCAATGGGGAAGCCTATATTCTCAATGGTATTGGCAATATTTACTTAGCATCAGGAGAAAGAGAACGCGCCCTCAACTCCTTCAAGCAAGCCTTGCCACTTTTTCGCGCAATGGATAATCGCAATGGGGAAGCCGCGAGCCTCAATAGTATAGGTGCGGTTTATTACAACCTAGGAGAAAAGAGCCAGGCATTGGAGTATTTGAACCAAGCCTTACCCCTGAGGCAGGCGGTAGGCGATCGCGAAGGGATCAGTATTACCCTCAATAACATCGGCAGAATATTCGCCGACCAAAACCAACCCGAAGTCGCGATCATCTTCCTCAAAGAATCCGTCCGCATCCGCGAAACCATCCGCACCGATAACCGCCAACTCGACGAACAACTCCGCCAAACCTACATCACCACCATCGAAGACGACTACCGTTTCCTCGTCAACCTCCTCCTCCAACAAGCCCGCATCCCCGAAGCCCAACAAGTCTTAGACCTCCTCAAACTCGAAGAACTGCGCGACTTCACCAATACCCGCGCCACCTTCACCAGCGACGGCAAAATCCGCTACACCGACCCCGAACAAGCCGTCCTCAATGACCACAACAGCCTCATCGCCCTCGGAACCACAATCCTCACCTGCGAAGACAGCAACTGCAACGACCTCGATCGCCTCTACCGCCAACTCGAAGGACTCAAAGCCCAATACAACGCCCAAATCGAAAACTTTATCGCCACCATCCAAGCCAATCGCAGAGATGACGACGTATTCCAAGACCTCGATAACCTCAGCAGCGAAGCCGAAGACCTGCTCATGGCCTATCAGGACGCGGGACAGAATGCCGTCCTAATTTATCCCTTCGTCCTCGAAGATAAACTCTGGCTCGTCTGGGCAGCCGCCGGGGGCGTGATTGGTAGCATTGAAGTTCCCGTCACCCAAGCCGAACTCGCCCAAACCGTCCACCACCTCGGTCGCCACCTCAAAACCAGCGGCAACATCCAAGCCATCCAAACCGCCAGCCAACAACTTTATGATTGGATCATTAAACCCCTCGAAAGCGAACTTGCCGCCAACGAGATTGATCATTTAGTATTCGTGAACGATCGCGTCACCCGCTACATTCCCATGGCAGCCCTGTTTGATGGTGAACAATACCTACTCGAACGGTTCCAGATTTCCAGCGTCCTCGCCCCCGCCCTCACCGACACCAGCAGCCGCCTCGACCATCAACAAACCAACGTCCTCGGCTTGGGGTTAACCGATGCGATCGCCGGCTTTAGCCCCCTCCCAGCAGTGCAAGCTGAATTGGATGCGATTGTGATCGAAGGCAATGATCCGGGGGTCTATCCCGGTCAAGTGCTGCTCAATCGTGACTTTACCCTCGACAACCTCAAAACCAACGTCCTCAGCCATAACATCCTCCATCTAGCCACCCATGCTGAGTTTGTCCCCGGTCGCGCTGAAGATTCCTATATTTTGCTCGGTGATGGAACCACGCTGAAAACCGCCGATATTGATGTGATGGATCGGCGGTTGCGCAATCTGCAATTGGTGGTGTTGTCAGCCTGTCAAACCGCCCTGGGGGGTGATGGGGGCGATGGAACAGAAATTGCCGGGATTAGTTCCTATTTTCTCAAAGACGGTCGCGCCAAAACGGCGATCGCCTCCCTGTGGTCAGTGAACGACAGCAGCACCAGCGTATTGATGCAGCGGTTTTATGCCCTGCTCTCCACGGGGGAACTCAGCCAAGCCGAGGCCCTGCGTCAAGCACAGTTGAGCCTGTTGTACCGAGAGGAAACCGCCGACTTTGAAACACGCATGGCTGATAGTCGCTCTTTGGTATCTGTGCGACCCCGCAACGGTGCAGCCACCCCCAACCCCCCCGGTTTTAGTCATCCTTACCATTGGTCGCCCTTTATTTTGATCGGCAACGGGTTGTAGGCGATCGCACCTACCAAACCGAGCGGGGGGGCAATCCCACGGATTAGGCGGGCGGGGGCGTGACCTTCAGATCGATGAGGCGGCGATCGATATCCCGCAGGACTTGGAGATCGGCGGCGGGTAACGTCTGGGCGGGGTTGGGGGTGAGGAATTGAAAAGCGTCGCGCCAATCGTGGGGGGTGGCGGCGATCGCAGCAGTGAAATGACAGGGAATAATCCGCTCGAAGGGCCAGCGGGCGACGCGATCGCACCAATGGCGCACGGTCACAGGGTCACGGTTGAGGATCAGGGTTTGGAGGATCGGGGCGACGCGGAGGGTTTCATGGTGGCTGAGGGTGGCGAAGGTGTCGCGCCAACCGGCTTTCCAGGTGAAGGGATAGAGGCCGAAATAGGCCCGGCGGGTGCGATCGCTCCCCTGTTTCGCCTCCTGCCACGCCGGGCCGAGATCAACCGTTTCTAAAGTGGCGGGGCGAAAATAGAGGGCAAAGAGGCAAATCCGTTGCCAGCCCTTTTGGCGGTTGCTGGGGGTGTCGCGGATCGGGTCGGCGGCTCCGTCCTTGGCGTGGAAGAGGAGGGGGTAGGGGTCAAGCTGCACCACCTCCGGCGGGTCGGGGGGAACGGAGAGGATCGTATCCGTGGCGAGGAGAGTGCGCGATCGCCGATGATAAAACACCACTTCGCCAAATTTCCCCAGCCCCAAACTCAACGGCCCCAAAATTTCATAATCAAACTCATCGGCGAAGGGCGTGGCCGACCGTTCCGGGGGCAAAATTTCCGTCCGTCCCCAGGGACAGCCCAACCAACTCAGGGGTAAATTGAGGGGAAAACTCCATTGACCGGGGGCGACAAACACCGTTGCAGCCGGGAAACGACGGGCAAAGGGGCCGATAAATACCTTATGTTCAATCCCGGAAATCGTCGGCAGGATAATATAGCGCACGTCCCCGAAGCGATCGCACAGTTCCCGCAATAACCCCAAACATTCCCCCGTCGGAGCCACCGGCGCATAGACCAACAAGCCCCCCGCCTCCAACCGCACCACCGTCATCCGAATCGGCACCACCACATAGAAAATCCCCTGCACCTGCTCAAACACCCAAATCCAATCCGGGACAAGCTCCCGGCGTAGGGTGCGACGTTGCCCGTAGGGATAAATCGGCACAATCGGCCAATAGGGCCAGCGGCGATCGGCGGTTTGCGCGGAAATTGCGGCGGTTTTGGTCATGCCATCTCAGTTGCCAAGGGTTCAGCCTTTCATTTTACGAGATCGCTGATCGATACAACGGGCGGTTGGCATACACTACACTAAATACACAATTCCCATTGAAATCCTCAATTTATCCCTATGCCACGCACCCAACGCAACGATAACTTTATTGATAAAAGCTTTACCGTCATGGCAGACATCATCCTCAAGATTCTGCCCACCAATCAGAAATCAAAAGAAGCCTTCGCCTATTATCGAGACGGGATGTCCGCCCAAGCCGATGGGGAATATGCCGAAGCTCTGGAAAACTATCACGAAGCCCTGAAACTGGAAGACGAGGCGGGCGATCGCTGCTATATCCTCTACAACATCGGCCTGATTCACGCCAGCAACGGCGATCATGAAAAAGCCCTCGGCTACTATCACGACGCGATCGAACTCAACCCCAATATGCCCCAAGCCCTCAATAATATCGCCGTGATCTACCACTACCAAGGGGATCAGGCTCAGGAAGCGGGCAACAGCGACCTGGCTGAATCCTTCTACGATCGCGCCGCTGAATATTGGAAACAAGCGATCCGGATCACCCCCAATAACTACATCGAAGCGCAAAACTGGCTCAAAACCACCGGCCGCTCTGAAATGGATGTGTTTTTCTAGTCCTTGGATCGAGCTTGAGCGGATTCCCCTCACCCCAAACCCCTCACCCCAAACCCCTCTCCCACGGGGCGCTAATCCTGTAGGGGTTTGGAAGTAGCCTGAGCACCTTGCTTGAAAAAGAAAAAACGCTCAATCGCAGTTGTCAGGACTTTAACCCCTGGCAGAGGTTGCCTCCGAGAAGGGGCAAAACCCACTAACTTCGCTAACGCCAACGTCGCCTGTCGTAGAGAGTCAACAGCTTGGCCGAAGAGGAGATGTAAAAACCTCAGTTCCTCAGCATCGAACAGAGTCAGAACCGACTGCTCAGGGTCATGACGCAGGGCATAGGTCAGCCCCAAAATGTGCCCTGCGACCACCGAGTAGAACGTTAAGGCATTGACTAATGGGCAGACCGTTGCGGCTGCCGTCACTTCGACTCGATGGGGTTGAAACACCCGCACCAGCAAATCCACATTCGGTGGGCGCGGAGCTTTGCCACTGTTTGCCTAAAGCGGTTGCCCATACAACGCGAAAATGACAAGTTCGGTTTTTCGGAGGCCAGTTCATAGGCTCTATTTAGGGGGTTTTTACCTGGGGAGGGAAGGCATTGAGTGGGCTGAACTCTGACATCTCTAGTTGGGGGGATTTTCGTTATTATCTCATCATCGTCTCACTTTGTTCCGTAAAACCCCTACAGGATTAGACCTGGGAGAGGGGTTAGGGGTGAGGGTAATTGGGTGGCACACCCAGGCAGCGACCCCCAACCCAGTACAATGCTGTTAGCCAAAATGGAGAATTCTCTTGGGGATTGAGTTACGGAGTTACGTTTTTTTAGATAGCTTGCAACCCCAACACGCGGCCTATATTGGCACAGTGGCTTTGGGTTTTTTGCCCTTGCCGGGGGATAGTTCCCTGTGGATTGAAATTTCACCGGGGATCGAGATCAACCGGATTACCGATGTGGCGTTGAAGTCTACTGTCGTGCGTCCGGGGGTGCAGTTTGTTGAACGGCTCTACGGGTTGCTGGAAATTCACGCCAGCCGCCAAGGGGAAACCCGCCAAGCCGGAAAGGCAATTTTGGAATCCTTGGGAGTGCGGGAGCGCGATCGCCTCAAGCCGCGCATTGTCTCCAGCCA
Coding sequences within:
- a CDS encoding photosystem I assembly protein Ycf3; this encodes MPRTQRNDNFIDKSFTVMADIILKILPTNQKSKEAFAYYRDGMSAQADGEYAEALENYHEALKLEDEAGDRCYILYNIGLIHASNGDHEKALGYYHDAIELNPNMPQALNNIAVIYHYQGDQAQEAGNSDLAESFYDRAAEYWKQAIRITPNNYIEAQNWLKTTGRSEMDVFF
- a CDS encoding DUF4336 domain-containing protein — encoded protein: MTKTAAISAQTADRRWPYWPIVPIYPYGQRRTLRRELVPDWIWVFEQVQGIFYVVVPIRMTVVRLEAGGLLVYAPVAPTGECLGLLRELCDRFGDVRYIILPTISGIEHKVFIGPFARRFPAATVFVAPGQWSFPLNLPLSWLGCPWGRTEILPPERSATPFADEFDYEILGPLSLGLGKFGEVVFYHRRSRTLLATDTILSVPPDPPEVVQLDPYPLLFHAKDGAADPIRDTPSNRQKGWQRICLFALYFRPATLETVDLGPAWQEAKQGSDRTRRAYFGLYPFTWKAGWRDTFATLSHHETLRVAPILQTLILNRDPVTVRHWCDRVARWPFERIIPCHFTAAIAATPHDWRDAFQFLTPNPAQTLPAADLQVLRDIDRRLIDLKVTPPPA
- a CDS encoding CHAT domain-containing protein, with product MGGLRGLLGGIVLAGLLAGEAAKGVEPSGFRLRSTLSDRGLSGVVGEASPAEIVRLLETQTQLLPAPDPEFSRELLAQSAEVNEALRLYQEGRELFDQGTAESLRAALEKFEAAIPLLQSSGRTFGEAITRYYAGFAHLRLNFNTQALQQYEKSLKLWQNLSQQSTGEDLQLVQQWQANTLNDIGSVYNALGEKSRALEYFNQALLLRRAISNRIGEAITLNNIGIVYDDLGEKSRALEYYNQALPLFHAVEDRDGEATTLNNIGRVYSTLGEKSRALEYYNQGLSLFRTVGNRGGEATTFNNIGRVYDFLGEREKALNSFKQALLLFQAVGDRNGEAVSLNNIGLVYYSLNEKNRALDYYNQALPLFRAMDNRNGEAYILNGIGNIYLASGERERALNSFKQALPLFRAMDNRNGEAASLNSIGAVYYNLGEKSQALEYLNQALPLRQAVGDREGISITLNNIGRIFADQNQPEVAIIFLKESVRIRETIRTDNRQLDEQLRQTYITTIEDDYRFLVNLLLQQARIPEAQQVLDLLKLEELRDFTNTRATFTSDGKIRYTDPEQAVLNDHNSLIALGTTILTCEDSNCNDLDRLYRQLEGLKAQYNAQIENFIATIQANRRDDDVFQDLDNLSSEAEDLLMAYQDAGQNAVLIYPFVLEDKLWLVWAAAGGVIGSIEVPVTQAELAQTVHHLGRHLKTSGNIQAIQTASQQLYDWIIKPLESELAANEIDHLVFVNDRVTRYIPMAALFDGEQYLLERFQISSVLAPALTDTSSRLDHQQTNVLGLGLTDAIAGFSPLPAVQAELDAIVIEGNDPGVYPGQVLLNRDFTLDNLKTNVLSHNILHLATHAEFVPGRAEDSYILLGDGTTLKTADIDVMDRRLRNLQLVVLSACQTALGGDGGDGTEIAGISSYFLKDGRAKTAIASLWSVNDSSTSVLMQRFYALLSTGELSQAEALRQAQLSLLYREETADFETRMADSRSLVSVRPRNGAATPNPPGFSHPYHWSPFILIGNGL